In one window of Bizionia sp. M204 DNA:
- the pseB gene encoding UDP-N-acetylglucosamine 4,6-dehydratase (inverting), with translation MLDLKGKSILITGGTGSLGKALTTHILSKYPDLRRLIIFSRDEQKQFQMAQEYPSDTYPQIRYFIGDVRDKERLVRAFQGVDYVIHAAAMKHVHIAEYNPDECIKTNIGGAENVVDACFKTKVERVVALSTDKACAPINLYGATKLTSDKLFIAANNIKGENPIRFSVVRYGNVMGSNGSVIPFFINKKKEENVLPITDPNMTRFNISLQGGVDMVMHALEHAWGGELFVPKIPSYKILDVANAIGPDCDKPVVGIRPGEKVHEEMITASDSFYTYDLGKYFTILPPTHKWSLEDYISNFKAKKVPYGFSYNSGDNDDWETVQTLRNLIKQHVDPNF, from the coding sequence ATGCTAGATTTAAAAGGAAAATCAATATTAATAACAGGAGGTACAGGTTCTTTAGGGAAAGCCTTAACAACGCATATCCTTTCTAAATACCCAGATTTAAGACGTTTAATCATTTTTTCACGAGATGAGCAAAAGCAATTTCAAATGGCTCAAGAATATCCGTCTGATACCTATCCACAAATCCGTTATTTTATTGGCGATGTTAGAGATAAAGAACGATTGGTACGGGCGTTTCAAGGTGTTGATTACGTTATTCATGCAGCTGCTATGAAACATGTCCATATAGCGGAATATAATCCAGACGAATGTATTAAAACCAATATTGGAGGTGCAGAAAACGTGGTGGATGCCTGCTTTAAAACCAAAGTGGAACGCGTTGTTGCATTGTCAACCGATAAAGCTTGTGCACCAATTAACTTATATGGTGCTACCAAGCTTACATCAGATAAATTATTCATTGCGGCTAATAATATAAAAGGTGAAAATCCTATTCGTTTCTCTGTAGTACGTTACGGAAATGTTATGGGGTCTAACGGATCCGTCATTCCATTTTTCATAAATAAAAAGAAAGAAGAAAACGTCCTTCCAATTACAGACCCGAATATGACACGCTTTAATATTTCATTACAAGGCGGTGTAGATATGGTTATGCACGCATTAGAACATGCTTGGGGGGGTGAGTTATTTGTTCCTAAAATTCCATCTTATAAAATTTTAGATGTGGCAAATGCTATTGGTCCTGATTGTGATAAACCCGTGGTGGGAATCCGACCAGGTGAAAAAGTTCATGAGGAAATGATAACTGCTTCCGATTCGTTTTATACTTATGATTTAGGTAAATATTTTACTATTTTACCTCCAACTCATAAATGGAGTTTAGAAGATTATATCAGCAATTTTAAAGCTAAAAAAGTGCCTTATGGCTTTAGCTATAATTCTGGAGATAATGACGATTGGGAAACCGTTCAAACCTTGCGAAACTTAATTAAGCAACATGTAGATCCAAACTTTTAA
- a CDS encoding sulfate adenylyltransferase subunit 1 — MLDNNQLLRFTTAGSVDDGKSTLIGRLLYDSKSIFEDQLEAIEKTSKRKGGEGIDLALLTDGLRDERDQGITIDVAYRYFTTPKRKFIIADTPGHHQYTRNMVTGASTANAAIILVDARHGVVEQTKRHSFIASLLQISHIIVCINKMDLVNFSEEVYSTIINQFESFSSKMLVKDVRFIPISALLGDNVVNRSENMPWYQGSPLLHTLETLHISSDINKVDARFPVQTIIRPQYGDFIDYRGYAGRIASGVFRIGDEVTIMPSGFSSKIKSINLFKEEISEAFAPMSVSMTLEDDIDISRGDMIVRSNNKPEAVQDIEVMLCWLNNKSAKPRAKYSIHHANNVQKAMIKEIIYKIDIETLNRDIENKELNMNDICKVKIRTTKPLLVDSYRDNRATGSIILVDDLTNDTVAAGMIF, encoded by the coding sequence ATGTTAGATAATAATCAATTATTACGTTTTACAACAGCAGGAAGTGTTGATGATGGGAAAAGCACCTTAATAGGCCGTTTATTATACGATTCTAAATCAATATTTGAGGATCAACTCGAAGCCATTGAAAAAACGAGTAAGAGAAAAGGGGGTGAAGGGATTGATTTAGCATTGTTAACGGACGGTTTAAGAGATGAACGAGATCAAGGTATTACCATAGATGTTGCCTATAGATATTTTACAACTCCCAAACGTAAATTCATTATAGCAGATACACCAGGACATCATCAATACACCCGTAATATGGTTACAGGTGCTTCAACGGCCAATGCAGCAATAATTTTAGTGGATGCTAGACATGGTGTTGTTGAGCAAACAAAACGCCATTCTTTTATAGCATCGTTACTTCAAATATCGCACATTATCGTATGCATAAATAAAATGGATTTAGTTAATTTCTCCGAAGAAGTTTATAGTACTATAATTAATCAATTTGAAAGTTTTTCATCTAAAATGTTGGTGAAAGATGTTCGTTTTATTCCTATTTCAGCTTTATTAGGTGACAATGTTGTAAACAGATCTGAAAATATGCCTTGGTACCAAGGATCGCCTTTGCTGCACACCTTGGAAACCTTACATATTAGTAGTGATATTAACAAAGTAGATGCCCGTTTCCCAGTTCAGACCATAATTAGGCCTCAATATGGCGATTTCATTGATTATCGCGGATATGCTGGTCGTATTGCCAGTGGTGTTTTTCGAATCGGTGATGAAGTAACCATTATGCCTTCAGGCTTTTCATCAAAGATAAAATCTATTAATTTATTTAAAGAAGAAATATCTGAAGCGTTTGCTCCTATGTCTGTTTCAATGACATTAGAAGACGATATAGACATAAGTCGCGGTGATATGATTGTGCGTTCAAACAATAAACCCGAAGCGGTACAAGATATTGAGGTTATGCTATGTTGGTTAAATAATAAATCGGCAAAACCTCGTGCAAAATACAGTATACATCATGCTAATAATGTACAAAAAGCTATGATAAAAGAAATCATTTATAAAATAGACATTGAAACACTAAATCGCGATATTGAAAATAAAGAATTAAACATGAACGATATCTGTAAAGTTAAAATTAGAACAACTAAACCATTATTGGTGGATTCTTATCGTGATAATAGAGCCACAGGAAGTATTATTTTAGTTGATGATTTAACTAACGACACTGTAGCTGCGGGAATGATTTTTTAG
- the cysD gene encoding sulfate adenylyltransferase subunit CysD encodes MSKYYLNYLKELESEAIYILREVYAQFENPVILFSGGKDSILVTYLAQKAFYPAKIPFSLMHVDTGHNFPETIKFRDDIVKDLGVKLIIGSVQDSIDGGRVSEERGKNATRNALQTTTLLDAIEAHNIDCAIGGGRRDEEKARAKERIFSHRDEFGQWDPKNQRPELWNIFNGQHFQGEHFRVFPISNWTEMDVWNYIKLENIPIPSLYFAHEREVVNRGGTWIPNSEFLILEDYEQVVTKKIRFRTLGDITITGGDESDADTLEKIVIEVASIRHTERGNRSDDKRSETAMEDRKRQGYF; translated from the coding sequence ATGAGTAAATATTATTTAAATTATTTAAAGGAATTAGAGAGCGAAGCAATATATATACTCCGTGAAGTTTATGCGCAATTTGAGAATCCTGTAATTTTATTTTCCGGAGGAAAAGATTCAATTTTAGTCACTTATCTCGCTCAAAAAGCTTTTTATCCGGCTAAAATACCTTTTTCTTTAATGCATGTAGACACAGGGCATAATTTTCCAGAAACGATTAAGTTTCGAGATGATATTGTTAAGGATTTAGGCGTAAAATTAATTATAGGTTCTGTACAAGACTCTATTGACGGTGGACGTGTATCGGAAGAAAGAGGTAAAAATGCCACGCGAAATGCTTTACAGACCACCACACTTTTAGATGCCATAGAAGCGCATAATATAGATTGTGCCATTGGCGGTGGTCGTCGTGATGAAGAAAAGGCACGCGCCAAAGAGCGTATTTTTTCGCATAGAGATGAATTTGGTCAGTGGGACCCAAAAAATCAACGTCCAGAATTATGGAATATTTTTAATGGCCAACATTTTCAAGGTGAACATTTTAGAGTGTTTCCTATCAGCAATTGGACCGAAATGGACGTTTGGAATTATATTAAACTCGAAAATATTCCCATTCCGTCTCTCTATTTTGCACATGAACGTGAAGTGGTTAATAGAGGTGGAACATGGATACCAAATTCAGAGTTTTTAATTTTGGAAGATTATGAGCAAGTGGTCACTAAAAAAATTCGCTTTAGAACATTAGGAGATATAACAATTACAGGCGGTGATGAATCTGATGCTGATACATTAGAAAAGATTGTTATAGAAGTTGCCAGTATTCGCCATACAGAACGTGGCAATAGAAGCGATGATAAACGATCTGAGACGGCTATGGAAGACAGAAAGCGTCAAGGATATTTTTAA
- the cysC gene encoding adenylyl-sulfate kinase, translating to MDDNIFLQAYQVSRKDRQKSNGHKPLLIWFTGLSGSGKSTIANAVETKLFQEGIKTYCLDGDNIRKGINSDLTFSPADRNENMRRIGEIANLMLDAGLVTLAAFVSPYKKDRLKIKNIVKDVNFVEVYINTSIEECENRDVKGLYKKARAGEIKNMTGISAPYEAPDYPDIEILTEFETVDEAVVRIIDYIMPKL from the coding sequence ATGGACGATAATATTTTTTTACAAGCGTATCAAGTCTCAAGAAAAGACCGTCAAAAATCAAATGGTCATAAACCTTTATTAATATGGTTTACGGGTTTATCAGGTTCTGGTAAATCTACCATAGCGAATGCTGTAGAAACCAAATTATTTCAAGAAGGTATAAAAACATATTGTTTAGATGGCGACAACATTCGGAAAGGTATTAATAGCGATTTAACCTTTTCTCCCGCCGATAGAAATGAAAATATGCGACGAATTGGTGAAATTGCAAACCTTATGCTAGATGCGGGATTAGTTACATTAGCAGCCTTTGTTTCTCCGTATAAAAAAGATCGACTGAAGATTAAAAATATAGTGAAAGATGTTAACTTTGTTGAGGTATATATTAATACAAGTATTGAGGAGTGCGAGAATCGTGACGTAAAAGGTCTATATAAAAAAGCGCGGGCTGGTGAAATTAAAAATATGACTGGTATATCAGCACCTTACGAAGCACCAGATTATCCAGATATTGAAATTCTCACCGAATTTGAAACTGTAGATGAGGCCGTAGTGCGAATAATAGATTATATAATGCCTAAATTATAA
- a CDS encoding DUF2061 domain-containing protein — protein sequence MADSSYKRHIAKTITWRAIGTMDTFVLSWLITGSPLIGFKLSFAEVTTKSILYYLHERVWYKMSVTKGGVTLESRKRHLFKTITWRIVGTLDTMTLAWIISGNPLAALQIGLAEVVTKMILYYLHERIWYRLNYGLSTRQND from the coding sequence ATGGCAGATTCATCTTACAAAAGACATATAGCTAAAACCATAACTTGGCGTGCTATAGGTACTATGGATACGTTTGTTTTATCTTGGTTAATTACAGGAAGCCCATTAATTGGATTTAAATTAAGTTTTGCTGAAGTAACTACAAAAAGTATTTTGTACTATTTGCATGAGCGTGTTTGGTATAAAATGTCTGTTACAAAGGGTGGTGTAACTTTAGAAAGTAGAAAACGACATTTGTTTAAAACTATAACTTGGCGTATAGTAGGTACTTTAGATACTATGACTTTAGCCTGGATCATTTCTGGTAATCCTTTAGCGGCTTTACAAATTGGTTTAGCTGAAGTTGTGACAAAAATGATTTTATACTATTTGCATGAGCGTATTTGGTATAGATTAAATTACGGGTTATCCACTCGTCAAAATGACTAA
- the cysQ gene encoding 3'(2'),5'-bisphosphate nucleotidase CysQ has protein sequence MNKNLQIAIKASLAAGKEIMEVYDTAFAVDFKDDNSPLTEADKKANNIINSYLVPSKIPIISEENKQTDFSIRKHWETCWIVDPLDGTKEFVKRNGEFTVNIALVTQGKPVLGVIYVPVTQTLYYSDIENSKSFKASLTSHDVSLERVQQVAKAIHPKITDNKLVKIVGSRSHMNPDTLDFIEKLKFAGKDIEIVSKGSSLKFCIIAEGEADIYPRFAPTMEWDTAAGQAICEAVGINVISVDMEQKLVYNKENLLNSSFLVSK, from the coding sequence ATGAATAAAAATTTACAAATTGCTATAAAAGCATCTTTAGCCGCAGGAAAGGAAATAATGGAAGTTTATGATACTGCTTTTGCGGTAGACTTTAAAGATGATAATTCGCCATTAACCGAAGCCGATAAGAAAGCAAACAACATTATTAATTCATATTTAGTTCCTTCAAAAATCCCCATAATTTCAGAAGAAAATAAACAAACAGATTTTTCTATTAGAAAGCATTGGGAAACTTGTTGGATAGTGGACCCTCTTGATGGCACTAAAGAGTTTGTAAAGCGCAATGGCGAATTCACTGTAAATATTGCATTAGTTACCCAAGGAAAACCAGTGTTAGGGGTTATTTATGTGCCAGTAACTCAAACACTTTATTATTCAGATATAGAAAATAGTAAATCCTTTAAAGCTAGTTTGACATCGCATGATGTATCACTCGAACGTGTTCAGCAAGTAGCAAAAGCAATTCACCCTAAAATCACTGATAATAAATTGGTTAAAATAGTAGGAAGTCGTTCGCATATGAATCCAGATACGCTAGATTTTATTGAAAAATTAAAATTTGCAGGAAAGGATATCGAAATTGTTTCTAAAGGGAGTTCTTTAAAATTTTGCATAATTGCGGAAGGTGAAGCTGATATTTATCCGCGTTTTGCACCAACAATGGAATGGGATACAGCTGCTGGTCAGGCTATTTGTGAGGCAGTAGGTATTAACGTAATATCAGTAGACATGGAACAGAAATTAGTATACAATAAAGAGAATTTATTGAATAGTTCTTTTTTAGTTAGTAAATAA
- the rfbD gene encoding dTDP-4-dehydrorhamnose reductase — MKTEVLITGSNGQLGKTVFALHQGNNYKALNFTFTTKATLDISNQEQVDRYFKSNNFNYCINCAAYTAVDRAEEEKEEAFLINAIGARNLAEACKKYGVILIHISTDFVFDGSKKEPYSETDIPNPINVYGASKLQGERNIQSILENYFIIRTSWLYSEFGNNFVKTMLRLGAEKEELHVVNDQIGSPTYAQDLVEVVLEIIISGNKKFGLYHFSNKGAISWFEFAQAIFKLGQISIKLNSIQTKNYPTPARRPKNSVLESLKIETAFKITTADWKNGLHQVIAKYYE; from the coding sequence ATGAAAACAGAGGTTTTAATTACGGGTTCTAACGGTCAGCTAGGTAAGACTGTATTCGCCTTACATCAGGGCAATAATTATAAGGCTCTTAATTTTACCTTTACAACTAAAGCTACTTTAGATATTTCAAACCAAGAGCAAGTAGACAGATACTTTAAATCTAATAACTTTAACTATTGCATAAATTGTGCAGCTTATACGGCAGTTGATAGAGCTGAAGAAGAAAAAGAAGAAGCCTTTTTAATTAATGCTATTGGAGCGAGAAATTTAGCGGAAGCTTGCAAAAAATATGGAGTTATTTTAATTCATATTTCTACAGACTTTGTGTTTGATGGTTCAAAAAAGGAACCATATTCGGAAACAGACATTCCAAACCCTATAAATGTTTATGGAGCATCCAAACTACAAGGCGAAAGAAATATTCAGTCTATTTTAGAGAATTACTTTATCATTAGAACCTCATGGTTGTATTCTGAATTTGGAAATAACTTTGTAAAAACCATGTTGCGTTTAGGCGCTGAAAAAGAGGAGTTACATGTTGTAAATGATCAAATTGGCAGTCCAACCTATGCCCAAGATTTGGTAGAAGTTGTTTTGGAAATTATAATAAGTGGCAATAAGAAATTCGGCTTATATCATTTTAGCAACAAAGGCGCTATAAGTTGGTTTGAATTTGCTCAAGCTATTTTTAAATTAGGCCAAATTTCTATCAAGTTAAATTCAATACAGACTAAAAACTATCCAACGCCCGCTAGAAGACCAAAAAATAGTGTATTGGAATCCTTAAAAATTGAAACTGCATTTAAGATAACGACAGCCGATTGGAAAAACGGGTTACATCAGGTAATTGCTAAATATTATGAATAA
- the rfbC gene encoding dTDP-4-dehydrorhamnose 3,5-epimerase: MGITETKLKDCFILEPQVFQDSRGYFFESFNQNNFFEATGQHVNFIQDNETFSTKGVLRGLHFQTGKFAQAKLVRVIKGRVLDIAVDVRQDSSTFGEFQALELSEDNKKQFFLPRGFAHGFVVLSDTAIFAYKCDNYYNKESEAGIIYNDPSLNIDWKLPEKELLLSDKDKLLPTFEAFFK; this comes from the coding sequence ATGGGAATTACAGAAACAAAATTAAAGGATTGCTTCATTCTTGAACCCCAAGTTTTTCAGGATTCAAGGGGCTATTTTTTTGAGAGCTTTAATCAGAATAATTTTTTTGAGGCAACAGGTCAACATGTCAATTTTATTCAAGACAATGAGACTTTTTCTACCAAAGGCGTTTTACGTGGCCTTCATTTTCAAACAGGCAAATTTGCCCAAGCCAAACTCGTTCGTGTTATAAAAGGTCGTGTTTTAGATATTGCCGTAGATGTTAGGCAAGACTCCTCAACATTTGGTGAGTTTCAAGCTTTAGAATTATCTGAAGATAACAAAAAACAATTTTTTCTACCACGAGGTTTTGCTCATGGGTTTGTGGTGCTGAGTGACACAGCCATTTTTGCTTATAAATGCGATAATTATTACAATAAAGAGTCTGAAGCTGGAATTATTTATAACGATCCCAGCTTGAATATTGATTGGAAATTACCAGAAAAAGAGTTGCTTTTATCAGATAAAGACAAACTACTGCCAACATTTGAAGCCTTTTTTAAATGA
- the rfbA gene encoding glucose-1-phosphate thymidylyltransferase RfbA, which translates to MKGIILAGGSGTRLHPLTLSVSKQLMPVYDKPMIYYPLSTLMYAGIHEILIISTPKDLPLFQELLGDGKKFGCTFEYAVQEHPNGLAEAFLIAEDFIQKDKVALILGDNIFYGSGLAKLLQSNNNPDGGIIYAYRVNDPERYGVVDFNDEGQVMSIEEKPEKPKSNYAVPGIYFYDNSVIEVAKNIKPSHRGELEITDVNKAYLKQGKLSVSILDRGTAWLDTGTFDSLMQAAQFVEVIEQRQGLKIGSIEAAAFEMGYITENQFRALAEPLLKSGYGINLLGMLNK; encoded by the coding sequence ATGAAAGGGATTATTCTAGCAGGAGGATCAGGCACACGGTTACATCCATTAACGTTATCGGTTAGTAAACAGCTCATGCCTGTCTATGACAAGCCCATGATTTATTATCCGTTATCAACCTTAATGTATGCTGGAATACACGAAATCCTTATTATTTCAACACCTAAAGATTTACCCTTATTTCAAGAGTTATTAGGCGATGGCAAGAAGTTTGGTTGCACCTTTGAATATGCCGTTCAAGAACATCCTAATGGTTTAGCTGAAGCGTTTTTAATAGCTGAAGATTTTATTCAAAAAGATAAAGTCGCTTTAATTCTGGGTGATAATATTTTCTATGGTTCTGGTTTGGCTAAATTGCTTCAGAGTAATAATAATCCCGATGGTGGCATTATATATGCATACCGCGTCAATGATCCAGAACGCTATGGTGTTGTAGATTTTAATGATGAAGGACAAGTTATGTCTATTGAAGAAAAACCTGAAAAGCCAAAATCTAATTATGCTGTTCCAGGTATTTATTTTTATGATAATTCCGTTATTGAAGTCGCAAAAAACATCAAACCAAGTCATCGTGGTGAATTAGAAATAACAGACGTTAATAAAGCCTATTTAAAACAAGGTAAACTAAGTGTTAGTATTTTGGATAGAGGAACAGCTTGGTTAGACACTGGCACGTTTGATTCGCTTATGCAAGCGGCACAATTTGTTGAGGTTATAGAACAACGTCAAGGATTAAAAATTGGCTCCATAGAAGCCGCTGCTTTTGAAATGGGTTATATTACAGAAAATCAATTTAGAGCATTAGCAGAACCATTATTAAAAAGTGGTTATGGCATCAATCTTTTAGGTATGTTGAATAAATAA
- the rfbB gene encoding dTDP-glucose 4,6-dehydratase, with translation MKHNTLLITGGAGFIGSNFIVHLLENFQDISIVNLDKLTYAGELSNLTEIAKNSRYHFVEGDICDRELIEKLFENHQFNGVIHFAAESHVDNSIKNPDAFIETNVFGTFNLLDVAKKHWMHGPNQFKSGCENNRFLHISTDEVYGTLGKTGLFTETTPYAPNSPYSASKASSDFIVRSYFHTYGMNVVTTNCSNNYGPKQHDEKLIPTIIRKAIAGENIPIYGDGKNIRDWLYVLDHCQGIYLAYQTGKAGETYNIGGKNERNNLEIAHTICDALDELKPKHTSYKEQITFVSDRPGHDFRYAIDASKIESNLGWKADENFESGIKKTINWYLDKYKK, from the coding sequence ATGAAGCATAATACCTTATTAATAACCGGTGGCGCTGGGTTTATAGGCTCAAATTTTATTGTTCATTTGCTTGAGAATTTTCAAGATATTTCCATTGTAAATTTAGACAAGCTCACTTATGCAGGTGAGCTTTCTAATTTAACCGAAATAGCAAAAAATAGTAGATACCATTTTGTTGAAGGTGATATTTGTGATAGAGAATTAATTGAAAAGTTATTTGAAAATCACCAATTTAATGGAGTTATCCATTTTGCTGCGGAATCTCACGTAGATAATTCCATCAAAAACCCGGATGCCTTTATAGAGACAAACGTTTTTGGTACCTTTAATCTACTAGATGTAGCTAAAAAGCATTGGATGCATGGACCTAATCAATTTAAATCAGGTTGTGAGAATAATAGGTTTTTACACATTTCAACCGATGAAGTTTACGGAACATTAGGCAAAACAGGCTTGTTTACAGAAACCACACCTTATGCGCCAAATAGTCCATACAGCGCTTCAAAAGCGTCATCAGACTTTATCGTGCGTAGTTACTTTCATACCTATGGAATGAATGTAGTTACCACAAACTGCTCTAATAATTATGGACCAAAACAGCATGATGAAAAGTTGATTCCAACAATTATAAGAAAAGCCATTGCTGGAGAGAATATTCCAATTTATGGCGATGGTAAAAATATTCGCGATTGGTTGTATGTTTTGGATCACTGCCAAGGAATTTATCTAGCTTATCAAACCGGAAAAGCTGGAGAAACCTATAATATTGGTGGTAAAAATGAACGAAACAATTTAGAAATAGCTCATACTATTTGTGACGCGTTAGACGAATTAAAACCGAAACACACAAGCTATAAAGAACAAATTACCTTTGTTTCTGACAGACCTGGTCATGATTTCCGTTATGCCATTGATGCATCCAAAATTGAATCTAATTTAGGCTGGAAGGCTGATGAAAATTTTGAGTCAGGCATTAAGAAAACAATTAATTGGTATTTAGATAAATATAAAAAATAG
- a CDS encoding GH3 auxin-responsive promoter family protein, which produces MFSLKALLAKPFASYIIRKEKKWIDNPIETQEQVFQELISQASSTAFGADHDFISINHHADFVKRVPIRDYEELKPYVERVVAGEPDVLWTGKPLYFAKTSGTTSGAKYIPLTKESMPTHVTAARNAILSYIHETGNSQFVAGKMIFLQGSPVLHEQNGIQLGRLSGIVAHFVPEYLQKNRMPSWETNCIEDWETKVEAIVKETLPENMTVISGIPSWVQMYFEKIQQKTGQKVGDVFKNFNLFIFGGVNYEPYRAKFENLIGRKVDSIELYPASEGFFAYQDKQDQKGMLLLLNAGIFYEFIPADAFFDAHPTRLTLKDVKIGVNYVMIISTNAGLWAYNVGDTVMFTSTKPYRVIVSGRIKHFISAFGEHVIGKEVEQALKEAIEGTNFQISEFTVAPQITPESGLPYHEWFIEFENDVADVSQLAAKIDAALQNQNSYYFDLIKGRVLQPLKITMITKNGFQDYMKSIGKLGGQNKLPRLSNDRKIADKIYNLNLIK; this is translated from the coding sequence ATGTTTTCACTAAAAGCTTTATTGGCGAAACCATTCGCAAGTTATATTATTAGAAAGGAGAAAAAGTGGATTGATAACCCTATTGAAACCCAAGAACAGGTGTTTCAGGAACTCATAAGTCAAGCCAGTTCCACGGCCTTTGGAGCGGATCATGATTTTATTAGCATTAACCATCATGCGGATTTTGTAAAACGTGTACCAATTCGCGATTACGAAGAACTAAAACCCTACGTAGAGCGTGTTGTTGCCGGGGAACCCGATGTATTATGGACAGGAAAACCGCTTTATTTCGCCAAAACATCAGGTACTACATCGGGTGCTAAATATATTCCGTTGACTAAGGAAAGTATGCCAACCCATGTTACGGCTGCGCGAAATGCTATTTTATCCTACATTCATGAAACGGGAAATTCACAATTCGTAGCAGGAAAAATGATATTTCTACAAGGAAGTCCTGTTTTACATGAGCAAAATGGGATTCAATTGGGACGCTTATCCGGAATTGTGGCTCATTTTGTCCCAGAATATCTTCAGAAAAATCGCATGCCGTCTTGGGAAACCAATTGTATTGAAGATTGGGAAACCAAAGTGGAAGCTATTGTTAAAGAAACGCTTCCAGAAAACATGACCGTTATTTCTGGAATTCCATCTTGGGTTCAAATGTATTTTGAGAAAATTCAACAAAAAACAGGTCAGAAAGTGGGTGATGTTTTTAAAAACTTCAACCTTTTTATTTTTGGAGGTGTAAACTATGAACCCTATCGTGCTAAATTTGAAAATTTAATCGGCCGGAAAGTTGATAGTATTGAATTATATCCAGCCAGCGAAGGATTTTTTGCCTATCAAGATAAGCAAGATCAAAAAGGCATGTTATTGCTTTTAAATGCGGGTATATTTTACGAATTTATTCCAGCTGATGCATTTTTTGATGCACATCCAACTAGATTAACCCTTAAAGATGTAAAAATTGGTGTTAATTACGTGATGATCATTTCAACAAACGCAGGGCTTTGGGCATACAATGTTGGAGATACCGTTATGTTTACATCCACAAAACCGTATCGTGTAATTGTTTCTGGCAGGATTAAGCATTTTATTTCAGCTTTTGGCGAACATGTTATAGGAAAAGAAGTAGAACAAGCTTTAAAAGAAGCCATTGAAGGAACCAATTTTCAAATTTCTGAATTTACAGTTGCTCCCCAAATTACACCAGAATCGGGATTGCCCTATCATGAGTGGTTTATAGAATTTGAAAATGACGTAGCAGATGTTTCGCAATTAGCTGCTAAAATTGATGCGGCTTTACAGAATCAAAACAGTTATTATTTCGATTTAATTAAAGGTCGGGTTTTACAGCCGTTAAAAATAACTATGATTACCAAAAATGGTTTTCAGGACTATATGAAATCTATAGGAAAATTAGGAGGTCAGAATAAATTACCACGTTTATCAAACGATAGGAAAATTGCAGATAAAATCTACAATTTGAATTTGATTAAATAA